One window from the genome of Pyrobaculum ferrireducens encodes:
- a CDS encoding HAD family hydrolase produces the protein MRYRAVILDVDGVVTPFRSAWQRLHAVLGTDGSLNRALYKLGVIDYYEWALYDALLWHGAPRGVVEAYFQTTRGLEALCNVLREAGVYTVAVSAGVGYTRRVSHCFHFYVVNDLVYRDGAVYSVSVSVSDKNKEEVAGKILEHLGVGWEEAVAVGDGEADLPMLRRAGYSIAFNPASEEVARAAKAVIRAESLHPLAKFLKALLR, from the coding sequence ATGAGGTACAGGGCGGTTATCCTCGACGTCGACGGCGTTGTGACGCCTTTCCGCTCCGCGTGGCAGAGGCTACACGCGGTTCTGGGCACCGACGGCTCTCTGAACCGGGCGCTGTACAAGCTGGGGGTTATTGACTACTACGAGTGGGCGCTTTACGACGCCTTGCTTTGGCACGGCGCCCCGAGGGGGGTTGTGGAGGCGTATTTCCAAACGACTAGGGGGCTGGAGGCCTTGTGCAACGTGTTGCGGGAGGCGGGTGTGTACACCGTCGCCGTTTCGGCGGGGGTGGGCTACACCAGGAGGGTGTCTCACTGCTTCCACTTCTACGTGGTGAACGACCTGGTGTATAGAGACGGGGCTGTGTACTCGGTGTCTGTCTCCGTGAGTGACAAAAATAAGGAGGAAGTGGCCGGCAAGATTCTTGAGCACCTCGGCGTGGGGTGGGAGGAGGCCGTGGCGGTGGGAGACGGCGAGGCCGACCTGCCCATGTTGAGGAGGGCTGGCTACTCCATTGCGTTTAACCCAGCCAGCGAGGAGGTCGCCAGGGCGGCTAAGGCGGTTATTAGGGCTGAGTCGCTTCACCCCCTGGCCAAGTTTTTAAAGGCCTTGTTAAGATAG
- a CDS encoding M24 family metallopeptidase, with amino-acid sequence MIVATTTVNFAYLTGVWVESYERFKAAVRCGERIAVVVPALDAGRVGGEVYAYRDGEDPALVLRDAARGCPQEVVYVDGGTTLRHFEIIKRAFPHAEFRLADDLLREMRAVKREEEIERIRTAVAKIREVLEAVELSPGVTEREVAFRIYGALYNAGLQPGPILAQFGANTTVPHQEPTDKRLQVGEAVVLDVAASYRGYFGDLTNSFFYGDTPPQYAELLEIVREAQQAALRSAAPGVAAREVDAAARRVIEEGGYGRYFIHRTGHGLGLEIHEAPDISPGSGDVLRPGMVFTIEPGIYLPGRYGARLEIDVVVREKGVEVL; translated from the coding sequence ATGATAGTGGCGACCACCACAGTCAACTTCGCCTATCTCACGGGGGTGTGGGTCGAGTCCTACGAGCGCTTCAAGGCGGCGGTGAGGTGCGGAGAGCGCATCGCTGTGGTTGTCCCGGCCCTGGACGCGGGCAGGGTGGGCGGCGAGGTGTATGCGTATAGAGACGGGGAGGACCCGGCGCTTGTGCTGAGGGATGCGGCGCGGGGTTGCCCACAGGAGGTGGTCTACGTCGACGGCGGCACCACGCTCCGCCATTTTGAAATTATAAAGAGAGCGTTCCCCCATGCGGAGTTCCGCCTCGCCGACGATTTGCTGAGAGAGATGCGCGCCGTGAAGCGGGAAGAGGAGATCGAGAGGATTAGGACGGCCGTTGCGAAGATACGGGAGGTTTTGGAGGCTGTGGAGCTTTCTCCCGGCGTCACGGAGCGGGAGGTGGCCTTTAGAATATACGGCGCGTTGTACAACGCAGGTCTCCAGCCGGGGCCCATCTTGGCGCAGTTCGGAGCCAACACGACCGTGCCCCACCAGGAGCCCACAGACAAGAGGCTCCAAGTAGGTGAGGCGGTGGTGCTGGACGTCGCCGCGTCCTACCGCGGCTACTTCGGAGACTTGACCAACTCCTTTTTCTACGGCGACACGCCTCCCCAGTACGCAGAGCTACTTGAAATAGTTAGAGAGGCTCAGCAGGCGGCTCTGAGATCCGCGGCGCCGGGCGTAGCCGCGCGTGAGGTAGACGCCGCGGCTCGTCGAGTGATAGAGGAGGGGGGATACGGCCGGTATTTTATACACCGGACAGGGCACGGGCTGGGTCTGGAGATCCACGAGGCGCCGGACATCTCCCCGGGCTCGGGAGATGTCCTGCGCCCAGGCATGGTATTTACAATAGAGCCCGGCATCTACCTGCCGGGACGCTACGGCGCGCGGCTTGAAATAGACGTGGTGGTTAGGGAAAAAGGGGTGGAGGTTTTATGA
- the ribC gene encoding riboflavin synthase encodes MSCIGVVDTTFARVDMGAVAIDELKSLLPHTAVRRLTVPGIKNTVWGALKLIKEGCDAVIVLGWVGPTPVDKYSYLATSIGLMHLQIETGVLVLDVTVHEEEGGGDDKKLKEIALDRTRKHVWNLVQMLRGGLEQYAGKGVRQGYPHAGEII; translated from the coding sequence GTGTCTTGCATAGGCGTCGTCGACACAACCTTCGCCAGGGTGGACATGGGCGCGGTGGCTATCGACGAGCTGAAAAGCCTGCTCCCACACACCGCGGTGCGGAGGCTGACTGTGCCTGGCATAAAAAACACCGTGTGGGGGGCCCTGAAGCTGATAAAAGAGGGGTGCGACGCGGTGATCGTGCTGGGGTGGGTGGGCCCCACCCCGGTGGATAAATACAGCTACCTAGCCACCTCCATAGGCCTCATGCATCTACAGATAGAAACCGGCGTCTTGGTGCTAGACGTGACTGTACACGAGGAGGAGGGGGGCGGCGACGACAAGAAGTTGAAGGAAATTGCGCTGGATAGGACGAGGAAACATGTATGGAACCTGGTGCAGATGCTGAGAGGCGGCTTGGAGCAGTACGCGGGGAAGGGGGTGAGACAGGGGTACCCCCACGCGGGGGAGATTATATAA
- a CDS encoding MoaD/ThiS family protein, with the protein MPRVKLAGVLVALAGGRDELEVEGATVKEVLSNLSAVSQKLYRRVVGEDGRPRADIYIAVNDVDIRLLSGLSTPVKKEDVVLILAYIHPG; encoded by the coding sequence GTGCCCAGGGTTAAGCTCGCCGGGGTGCTTGTGGCCCTCGCGGGTGGAAGGGACGAGCTAGAGGTGGAGGGGGCTACGGTCAAGGAGGTGCTCAGCAACTTGTCTGCCGTTTCCCAGAAGCTGTACCGACGCGTGGTGGGGGAGGACGGGAGGCCGAGAGCCGACATATACATAGCCGTGAACGACGTAGACATAAGGCTACTGTCCGGCCTCTCTACGCCTGTGAAAAAAGAGGACGTGGTTTTGATACTAGCCTACATCCACCCGGGCTAG
- a CDS encoding ferredoxin: protein MPVRVRIDRSRCVVAHFCLFYAPTVFIPGDGGKPVVSSEYAKDGSVEEGVVPDELYEQVREAERHCPSRAIKVYRE from the coding sequence ATGCCAGTGAGAGTGAGAATTGACAGATCTAGGTGCGTCGTGGCGCATTTCTGCCTATTCTACGCCCCCACGGTCTTCATACCGGGAGACGGGGGGAAGCCGGTTGTCTCCTCTGAGTATGCAAAGGACGGTAGCGTCGAGGAGGGGGTTGTGCCTGACGAGCTCTACGAACAGGTCAGGGAGGCTGAGAGGCACTGCCCCTCGAGGGCTATTAAGGTGTACAGGGAATGA
- a CDS encoding MGMT family protein gives MSRPKGTSAPQGGEEVSCSKYGPVVVGWDGARIFTNPAGCSRWVSLRELVGEVRLEGVDRRLLYLLGVPRGYVTTYKLYAEVLGTSPRHVGRLMASNPLPVVLPCHRVVKSDLSLGGYTAGVEVKRALLAYEGALCGGRPCRVARPRLVEDWGVALLESLGLR, from the coding sequence ATGAGCCGCCCTAAGGGAACCTCCGCCCCTCAGGGCGGGGAGGAGGTCAGCTGCTCCAAATACGGCCCCGTCGTCGTCGGGTGGGACGGCGCTAGGATCTTCACGAACCCCGCTGGTTGCTCTCGGTGGGTGTCTCTCCGGGAGCTTGTCGGCGAGGTGAGGCTGGAGGGAGTGGACAGGCGGCTTCTATATCTGCTGGGGGTGCCGAGGGGCTACGTCACGACCTACAAGCTATACGCCGAGGTGCTGGGCACGAGCCCCCGGCACGTGGGGAGGCTAATGGCTTCAAACCCCCTCCCCGTCGTCCTGCCCTGCCACCGGGTGGTTAAGAGCGATCTGTCGCTGGGGGGCTACACGGCAGGGGTGGAGGTGAAGAGGGCCCTCCTCGCCTACGAAGGTGCGCTGTGTGGGGGTAGGCCTTGCCGCGTCGCCAGGCCTCGGCTTGTGGAGGACTGGGGAGTGGCGCTTCTGGAAAGCCTGGGACTTCGTTGA
- a CDS encoding zinc ribbon domain-containing protein yields the protein MWGEVKEAVKQTGLPFAYQQQAVKDAVEAYNSWAEAGGKPPAVRRVSPYGDERAWRFDRLTAISLRLMSGRIVAELWPHKRFWLYEWLAKTGRATRASTIRLRRVGNRVYAVFVYEVEPEAPREPTAVVAFDVNENTIVAARVDLKATVDRVAQWNRQWVQPPISIKVLLTDFGRLAKRYGAIRRRWAEELSVEINGKRTSGAHTREYKKRVKRLREGDRKRDRVNRIAHALTKEPTILVTENVGKKPQEEMIVDKRSPQLRHRIKQTPMKAVVGKVADKATERGLRLVLVSSYKNSQICPIHGERLSFPTEPKIGLCPRGHWVHRDVAAVLNMLWRAVERLEPEYSEIVKQALSTVDEKILEEWSRTVLEAEGPDVLARASPMTPPGEETVIPAGIEGAHEPP from the coding sequence GTGTGGGGCGAGGTTAAGGAGGCCGTCAAGCAGACTGGACTCCCCTTCGCCTACCAGCAACAGGCAGTGAAGGACGCCGTGGAGGCCTACAACTCGTGGGCTGAAGCTGGGGGAAAGCCTCCCGCGGTTAGGCGCGTCTCCCCCTACGGAGACGAAAGGGCTTGGCGGTTTGATAGACTAACTGCCATCTCTCTACGTCTTATGAGCGGCCGCATAGTGGCGGAGCTCTGGCCTCACAAGCGGTTCTGGCTCTACGAGTGGCTTGCCAAGACGGGCAGGGCCACAAGGGCCTCCACGATTAGGCTGAGGCGCGTCGGAAACCGAGTTTACGCCGTCTTCGTATACGAGGTGGAGCCGGAGGCGCCGAGGGAGCCTACAGCTGTAGTCGCTTTCGACGTGAACGAGAACACCATCGTCGCGGCTAGAGTCGACCTTAAAGCCACGGTAGACAGAGTCGCCCAGTGGAACCGGCAGTGGGTGCAACCCCCCATCTCGATTAAGGTGCTCCTCACCGACTTCGGAAGGCTGGCCAAGCGCTACGGCGCGATCAGAAGGAGGTGGGCGGAGGAGCTCTCCGTAGAGATAAACGGGAAGAGAACGTCTGGCGCCCACACGAGGGAGTACAAGAAGAGAGTCAAGAGGTTGAGGGAGGGGGACAGAAAGCGGGATAGGGTCAACAGGATAGCTCACGCGCTTACTAAAGAGCCTACCATTCTAGTAACGGAGAACGTGGGCAAGAAGCCGCAGGAGGAAATGATTGTGGACAAAAGGAGTCCACAGCTGAGGCACCGCATAAAGCAGACGCCTATGAAGGCAGTAGTCGGCAAGGTAGCCGACAAGGCGACTGAACGCGGCTTAAGGTTGGTGCTTGTGTCTTCGTACAAGAACTCGCAGATCTGCCCAATACACGGAGAGCGGCTGTCCTTCCCGACGGAGCCTAAGATAGGCCTCTGCCCAAGGGGACACTGGGTACACAGAGATGTCGCGGCTGTGTTGAATATGCTGTGGAGGGCTGTGGAGAGGCTAGAGCCGGAATACTCGGAGATCGTAAAACAAGCACTATCCACTGTGGACGAGAAGATACTGGAGGAGTGGAGCAGGACAGTCCTCGAAGCCGAAGGGCCCGACGTGCTGGCCCGGGCCAGCCCCATGACCCCGCCGGGCGAGGAGACGGTGATCCCGGCGGGGATCGAGGGCGCCCATGAGCCGCCCTAA
- a CDS encoding M67 family metallopeptidase, translating into MKIPGRFLKEARQRCVPREECVALLLGRGDTVMRWTWVRNVAGSPLAFRIDPEEMYRAITEAEESGLELLAIFHSHPGPPVPSAVDMRYMRLWPVVWVISDVYSWRTAAWRAGGGDLREVPLEFV; encoded by the coding sequence ATGAAGATACCCGGCAGATTCCTGAAGGAGGCGAGGCAGAGGTGCGTGCCCAGGGAGGAGTGCGTCGCGCTTCTACTAGGCAGGGGGGACACTGTTATGAGGTGGACGTGGGTGAGGAACGTGGCGGGGAGCCCCCTGGCCTTCAGGATAGACCCCGAGGAGATGTACAGAGCCATTACAGAGGCGGAGGAGTCCGGCCTGGAGCTTCTGGCCATATTCCACAGCCACCCGGGCCCCCCCGTGCCGAGCGCTGTGGATATGCGCTACATGAGGCTCTGGCCTGTGGTTTGGGTGATATCCGACGTCTACAGCTGGAGGACCGCGGCGTGGCGGGCGGGGGGTGGGGATTTGAGAGAGGTGCCGCTGGAGTTTGTATGA
- a CDS encoding CopG family ribbon-helix-helix protein — MKRFGVSLPKEVAEEVEKMSQDMGVTRSEIVAVALQEYLEARRDHADAAHECLGVVLAVSDSFSDIGEIIEDNKGHIVAYTHLHVDGKCLTIAVVRGSGSEIERLSLAMSRKAQLTRYVPLR, encoded by the coding sequence GTGAAGAGGTTTGGCGTGTCACTGCCTAAGGAGGTGGCTGAGGAGGTGGAGAAGATGTCTCAAGACATGGGCGTCACGAGGAGCGAGATCGTGGCGGTTGCTCTGCAGGAGTATCTAGAGGCGAGGAGGGACCACGCCGACGCCGCCCATGAGTGCCTCGGCGTCGTGCTGGCGGTCAGCGACTCTTTTTCAGACATAGGGGAGATTATTGAAGACAACAAGGGGCACATAGTGGCGTACACCCACCTACATGTAGACGGAAAGTGCTTGACAATTGCGGTGGTTAGGGGGAGCGGTAGCGAAATCGAGAGGCTAAGCCTAGCCATGTCTAGAAAGGCGCAGCTCACCCGTTACGTGCCGCTTAGATGA
- a CDS encoding phosphate signaling complex PhoU family protein, translating into MELRRIIRVGERSFGITLPKEWVEVHGLGVGSPVKVIVDREKITVLPSSEAGAARRVSIKGDDVEKIVRDVIAYYIEGADELEIETRNISEVVTRIEGKLPGVVLMELSGVLRLRIVTREDINIDEAVRSMYTTVDAMFALFLQMLSLDRRELAEEILRLDDQLDRLYFFSLRTVKRNIVQRPEHYVDYVITIKNLEHVGDAIDRATNYYLQNVVACKAEVLDLFKKVYTFMQDAFNAFYNNETGKALAVLTRRAKLEKEALQIICPQAAAIMHEAASIVGFAADIAEAAYSKAVRR; encoded by the coding sequence GTGGAGTTGAGGAGAATTATCAGGGTGGGGGAGAGGTCTTTTGGGATTACTCTGCCTAAGGAGTGGGTTGAGGTGCACGGGCTGGGGGTGGGCTCACCTGTGAAGGTTATTGTGGATAGGGAGAAGATAACTGTTTTGCCTAGCTCGGAGGCGGGGGCGGCGAGGAGGGTGTCGATCAAGGGCGACGACGTGGAGAAGATTGTGCGTGACGTTATTGCGTACTATATAGAGGGGGCGGATGAGTTGGAGATTGAGACGAGGAATATTTCGGAGGTTGTGACGAGGATTGAGGGCAAGTTGCCGGGGGTTGTGTTGATGGAGCTCAGCGGCGTCTTGAGGCTGAGGATTGTTACTAGGGAGGATATAAACATCGACGAGGCGGTTAGGAGTATGTACACCACGGTGGACGCCATGTTCGCCTTGTTTCTCCAGATGCTTAGCCTAGACAGGAGGGAGCTGGCTGAGGAGATCCTCCGCCTCGACGATCAGCTCGACCGCCTCTACTTCTTTTCTCTTAGGACTGTTAAGCGGAATATTGTACAGAGGCCTGAGCACTACGTGGATTACGTAATTACGATAAAGAATCTTGAACATGTCGGCGACGCGATTGACCGCGCCACTAACTACTATCTGCAGAACGTCGTGGCTTGCAAGGCGGAGGTGCTGGACCTCTTCAAAAAGGTGTATACATTTATGCAGGACGCGTTCAACGCCTTCTACAACAACGAGACGGGGAAGGCGCTGGCCGTCTTGACTAGGCGCGCCAAGCTGGAGAAGGAGGCTCTCCAGATCATATGTCCGCAGGCCGCGGCCATCATGCACGAGGCGGCTTCTATTGTAGGTTTCGCGGCCGATATTGCGGAGGCCGCCTATTCAAAGGCGGTGAGGAGATGA
- a CDS encoding hydantoinase B/oxoprolinase family protein has product MSWELIYRATVYIAEEAGIALRNSAFSPNIRERMDHSVAVLNADGEIVAQAEHIPVHLGSFYIGVKNMFKALRGAGVELEEGDVVVLNDPYISGTHLNDVMVVTPVFWRGRLVAYLVNKAHHVDVGGPVPGSINPNAKTIYEEGFVLPPVKIMRRGELNREVLSVWLSNVKTPEATLGDLNAQIAANVVGSRRVVDLFEKYGGRVAEAWRAAIDYGRRVAEEEIAKWPRGVYAAEDYLELGDGFVKISVRLAVDRCVEADYTGTSPQVEAPLNAVLGVTYAATSFPIRSLMRGEVPTNEGFYSCISVRAPEGSLLNPRKPAPVAGGNLETSQRAADAVFKALSQALPDRVPAAGSGTMMNVMMGGVYQGRYWSYYETIGGGTGGRPGKHGVSGVHVNMTNTLNTPIEIAERVYPLIFTAYRIREGSGGRGRWRGGDGIIRAFKVAAPARLAVLADRFKTGPWGLHGGEPGKPGRVYIKKASGEVLELQSKSVVDLDPGDEVVIETPGGGGWGPPDRQPTTF; this is encoded by the coding sequence ATGAGCTGGGAGCTTATCTACAGGGCCACGGTGTATATAGCCGAGGAGGCGGGGATTGCGCTTAGGAATTCTGCGTTTTCTCCAAACATAAGGGAACGTATGGATCACAGCGTTGCCGTGCTGAACGCCGATGGGGAGATAGTGGCGCAGGCTGAGCACATCCCCGTACACCTGGGCTCGTTCTACATCGGCGTGAAGAACATGTTCAAGGCTCTGCGCGGGGCTGGGGTTGAGCTTGAGGAGGGCGATGTGGTGGTTTTAAACGACCCGTACATATCGGGCACCCATCTAAACGACGTCATGGTTGTCACGCCGGTTTTCTGGCGCGGCCGCCTCGTGGCGTATTTGGTGAATAAGGCCCACCACGTAGACGTAGGGGGGCCCGTGCCGGGGAGTATAAACCCAAATGCCAAGACTATATACGAAGAGGGCTTCGTACTGCCGCCGGTGAAGATTATGAGGAGGGGGGAGCTCAATAGAGAGGTCCTCTCCGTCTGGCTGTCTAACGTCAAGACACCTGAGGCTACTCTAGGCGATTTAAACGCCCAGATAGCGGCTAATGTGGTGGGTAGCCGCCGCGTCGTCGACCTCTTTGAGAAATACGGCGGACGCGTCGCGGAGGCTTGGAGGGCGGCCATCGACTACGGGCGCCGCGTGGCGGAGGAGGAGATAGCCAAGTGGCCGAGGGGGGTCTACGCCGCCGAGGACTATCTAGAACTCGGCGATGGGTTTGTAAAGATCTCCGTGAGGCTCGCGGTGGATAGATGCGTCGAGGCGGATTACACCGGCACAAGCCCGCAGGTGGAGGCCCCCCTCAACGCGGTTCTGGGGGTAACCTACGCCGCGACTTCCTTCCCCATTAGAAGCCTCATGCGGGGCGAGGTACCCACCAACGAGGGGTTCTACTCATGCATCTCCGTGAGGGCCCCCGAGGGGAGTCTGCTCAATCCCAGAAAGCCGGCGCCCGTGGCTGGGGGCAATCTCGAGACTAGCCAGAGGGCGGCTGACGCCGTCTTTAAGGCGCTGTCGCAGGCCCTGCCGGACAGGGTGCCCGCGGCGGGGTCTGGGACGATGATGAACGTGATGATGGGCGGCGTCTACCAAGGGAGGTACTGGAGCTACTATGAAACTATCGGAGGAGGGACCGGCGGGAGGCCGGGTAAGCACGGCGTCTCGGGGGTCCATGTAAACATGACAAATACGCTAAACACCCCCATAGAAATCGCTGAGAGGGTATACCCACTGATATTCACGGCGTACAGAATAAGGGAGGGTAGCGGCGGCCGGGGGAGGTGGAGGGGAGGCGACGGCATTATAAGAGCTTTTAAAGTGGCGGCGCCCGCGCGTCTGGCAGTACTTGCAGATAGGTTCAAAACAGGCCCCTGGGGCCTACACGGGGGAGAGCCCGGCAAGCCGGGCCGCGTCTACATAAAGAAGGCAAGCGGCGAGGTGTTGGAGCTCCAGAGCAAGTCGGTGGTAGATCTAGATCCAGGAGACGAGGTTGTAATCGAGACGCCGGGCGGCGGGGGCTGGGGCCCGCCCGATAGGCAACCCACAACTTTTTAA
- a CDS encoding DUF1614 domain-containing protein, with amino-acid sequence MRIIIAWPFYGVLGLLYAGLAVLLMPFFTLSFVDVLRTSGMHIVAALLLGSSITLLSLVTSPVNVVVYSFSRREYLPVVDYVVVFGIPVPIPQVVFREERSYLAVNLGGAVVPLAVATFLMAQFFKPELLASIAAASVLTNAVSRVVPNIGVVTPALAPPIIAVLSALLAGGGPVATYITAVYGTIIGADLLNLRRVLRHKPPFVSIGGAGVFDGIFLSGVVATLLSKLF; translated from the coding sequence ATGAGGATAATCATAGCGTGGCCTTTTTACGGGGTGCTGGGCCTGCTCTACGCCGGGCTGGCCGTCTTGCTCATGCCCTTCTTCACACTCTCCTTTGTAGACGTCTTGAGGACTTCGGGCATGCACATAGTCGCGGCTTTACTTCTAGGTAGCTCAATAACGCTCCTGAGCCTCGTCACGAGCCCCGTCAACGTCGTGGTGTACTCCTTCTCTCGGAGGGAGTACCTCCCAGTGGTGGACTACGTAGTTGTGTTCGGAATCCCCGTGCCGATACCCCAGGTGGTTTTTAGAGAGGAGAGATCCTACCTGGCTGTTAACCTAGGCGGCGCCGTGGTTCCGCTGGCGGTGGCCACCTTCCTCATGGCTCAGTTTTTTAAGCCGGAGCTCCTAGCCTCCATAGCGGCGGCGTCTGTGTTGACAAACGCAGTGAGCCGCGTGGTGCCTAACATAGGGGTTGTGACCCCCGCGCTGGCTCCCCCCATCATCGCCGTGCTTTCCGCCCTCCTTGCCGGAGGAGGGCCTGTAGCCACTTACATAACTGCTGTGTATGGCACCATCATCGGGGCGGATTTGCTAAATCTAAGGAGGGTGCTCAGGCACAAGCCGCCCTTTGTCTCTATCGGCGGGGCCGGCGTCTTCGACGGCATATTCCTAAGCGGAGTCGTCGCTACCCTCCTCTCAAAATTATTCTAG